In one window of Cryptococcus neoformans var. neoformans B-3501A chromosome 11, whole genome shotgun sequence DNA:
- a CDS encoding hypothetical protein (Match to ESTs gb|CF190918.1|CF190918, gb|CF185316.1|CF185316, gb|CF192032.1|CF192032; HMMPfam hit to FAD-oxidase_C, FAD linked oxidases, C-terminal domain, score: 248.8, E(): 9.2e-72; HMMPfam hit to FAD_binding_4, FAD binding domain, score: 219.5, E(): 6.3e-63): MTAPRIISRIAARTLRRSPLHPLPRSALAPAKLSPTAYTSVRLGSTLPPRADFTKPTEEHIKELRALLSSNTSLISTIDGSASPDDLQAFNDDWMNKYHGKGPIVVKPKTTEEVSKVMKYCYDKGLAVVPQGGNTGLVGGSNPVHDEIILNLSNLSQIRSFDPVSGIFVADAGVILEVADNYLAEQGFIFPLDLGAKGSCHIGGNVATNAGGLRLLRYGSLHGTVLGLEVVLPDGTIWNGLSKLRKDNTGFDIKQLFIGSEGTIGIITAISILCPRRPSAMNVAVFSLPSYDAVQKVFGEAKTYLGEILSAFEFFDKQSYALVKKHQEENGETRSVFEQEGDFYCLIETGGSNSEHDEAKLTALLEHLLTSDLVLDGVLAQDSTQFQSIWSLRELIPESAAKAGSVYKYDVSVPVGKMYGLVEKMRERLRKEGVLEGDGNPEGPIRAVAGYGHMGDGNLHINIVANKYTEEIEKVIEPYVYEIVAENEGSISAEHGLGVMKAPYIGYSKNETSIEVMKKVKHLFDPKGLLNPYKYIV; this comes from the exons ATGACAGCCCCTAGGATTATCTCACGCATCGCCGCCCGGACCCTCCGGCGTTCACCTCTCCACCCCCTGCCCAGGAGCGCTCTCGCCCCAGCAAAGCTCTCTCCTACGGCCTACACCTCTGTCCGACTCGGCTCGACTCTTCCCCCTCGTGCGGACTTCACCAAGCCTACCGAGGAACACATCAAGGAACTCCGCGCCCTCTTATCGTCTAACACCTCTCTAATCTCAACCATCGACGGTTCTGCGAGTCCCGATGATTTGCAAGCCTTTAACGACGATTGGATGAACAAATATCATGGCAAGGGTCCCATCGTTGTCAAACCTAAAACCACAGAGGAGGTCAGCAAGGTCATGAAGTACTGCTATGACAAGGGTTTGGCTGTTGTTCCTCAAGGTGGTAATACTGGTCTTGTTG GTGGCTCTAACCCCGTACACGACGAAATCATCCTTAACCTCTCAAATCTCTCCCAGATCCGTTCATTTGACCCCGTCTCGGGTATTTTTGTCGCTGATGCCGGCGTTATTCTCGAAGTTGCCGATAACTACCTTGCCGAACAAGGCTTTATCTTCCCTCTCGATCTCGGTGCCAAGGGGTCATGTCACATCGGTGGTAACGTCGCTACCAATGCTGGCGGTTTAAGGTTGCTGAGGTACGGAAGCTTGCACGGTACCGTCCTTGGTCTGGAGGTTGTTTTGCCGGACGGAACTATCTGGAACGGCTTGAGCAAGCTCAGGAAAGATAACACTG GCTTCGACATCAAGCAGCTCTTCATCGGCTCTGAAGGAACTATCGGGATCATTACTGCCATCTCAATCCTTTGCCCTCGTCGTCCCTCAGCCATGAACGTTGCTGTtttctccttgccttcctatGACGCCGTCCAAAAGGTTTTTGGTGAAGCCAAGACTTACCTCGGCGAGATCCTTTCTGCTTTCGAGTTCTTTGACAAGCAAAGT TACGCTCTTGTCAAGAAGCACCAAGAGGAAAACGGCGAGACCCGTAGCGTCTTTGAGCAAGAAGGTGATTTCTACTGTTTAATCGAGACCGGTGGTAGCAATTCTGAACACGATGAGGCT AAACTCACCGCCCTTCTCGAACACCTCCTCACTTCCGATCTCGTCCTCGACGGTGTACTCGCCCAGGACTCTACGCAATTCCAGTCCATCTGGTCCCTTCGTGAACTCATCCCCGAGTCTGCGGCCAAGGCTGGATCAGTATACAAATACGATGTGTCCGTCCCTGTGGGCAAGATGTATGGTTtggttgagaagatgagggaaaGACTCAGGAAGGAGGGTGTTCTTGAGGGTGATGGCAACCCTGAAGGGCCTATCAGAGCTGTCGCGGGCTACGGACACATGGGCGATGGTAACCTTCACATCAACATTGTCGCCAACAAGTACACtgaggagattgaaaagGTCATTGAGCCTTATGTTTACGAGATCGTCG CTGAGAATGAGGGCTCCATCTCTGCGGAGCACGGTTTGGGTGTCATGAAAGCCCCTTACATCGGTTACTCAAAGAACGAGACATCTATTGAAGTCATGAAGAAAGTCAAGCACCTGTTCGATCCGAAGGGCTTACTCAACCCTTACAAGTACATCGTTTAA